The Desulfuromonas versatilis genome has a segment encoding these proteins:
- a CDS encoding thiolase family protein: MKDVFVVEALRTPFGSFGGSLADVPAPVLASQVIAELLKRNPVPGDQVDEVIIGQVLQGGCAQAPARQAMRFAGLPDSVHAMTINKVCGSGLKALMLGADSIRLGESQVVIAGGMESMSLAPYILPAGRNGQRMGHGQTLDLMIYDGLQDPYSGLHMGDITEKWIKDHGITREEQDQYAARSYRLAQAAVKEGTFKDELVAVVKKSRKGEVTVAEDEEPFRGDIDKLPGLRPVFAKDGSITAGNASTISDGAGMALLTDEAGLKKYGFKPAARMVASATHSISPNLFGEAPVQAVRKCVERAGLKLEDVGLFEINEAFAAVAVLCVKQLGVPLERVNVNGGAVAIGHPIGASGARLATTVIREMKKRKVKYGVASLCIGGGEAVAALFELV, from the coding sequence ATGAAAGACGTGTTTGTCGTCGAGGCCCTGCGGACCCCGTTCGGATCCTTCGGCGGCTCGCTGGCCGATGTTCCGGCCCCGGTTCTCGCTTCCCAGGTCATCGCCGAACTGCTCAAGCGCAACCCCGTGCCGGGCGATCAGGTCGACGAGGTCATCATCGGCCAGGTGCTGCAGGGCGGCTGCGCCCAGGCGCCGGCCCGCCAGGCCATGCGCTTTGCCGGCCTGCCGGACAGCGTCCATGCCATGACCATCAACAAGGTCTGCGGCAGCGGCCTGAAGGCGCTGATGCTCGGCGCCGACTCGATCCGCCTCGGCGAATCGCAGGTGGTGATCGCCGGCGGCATGGAGAGCATGTCCCTGGCCCCCTACATCCTTCCCGCGGGCCGCAACGGTCAGCGGATGGGGCACGGGCAGACCCTCGACCTGATGATCTACGACGGCCTGCAGGATCCCTATTCGGGGCTGCACATGGGCGATATCACCGAGAAGTGGATCAAGGATCACGGCATCACCCGCGAGGAGCAGGACCAGTACGCCGCCCGCTCCTACCGGCTGGCCCAGGCCGCGGTTAAAGAGGGGACCTTCAAGGACGAGTTGGTGGCCGTGGTGAAAAAGTCCCGCAAGGGCGAAGTGACCGTGGCCGAGGACGAAGAGCCCTTCCGCGGCGACATCGATAAGCTTCCCGGGCTGCGGCCGGTCTTCGCCAAGGACGGCAGCATCACCGCCGGAAATGCCTCGACCATCAGCGACGGGGCCGGCATGGCTCTGCTCACCGACGAGGCGGGCCTGAAAAAGTACGGCTTCAAGCCCGCCGCGCGCATGGTCGCCTCGGCCACCCACAGCATCTCTCCGAACCTCTTCGGCGAAGCGCCGGTGCAGGCGGTGCGCAAGTGCGTCGAGCGCGCCGGGCTCAAGCTCGAGGACGTGGGGCTGTTCGAGATCAACGAGGCCTTCGCGGCCGTCGCCGTGCTCTGTGTCAAGCAGCTCGGCGTGCCCCTTGAGCGGGTCAACGTCAACGGCGGCGCGGTGGCCATCGGTCACCCCATCGGCGCCAGCGGCGCCCGCCTGGCCACCACGGTGATCCGCGAAATGAAGAAGCGCAAGGTCAAGTACGGCGTGGCCTCCCTGTGCATCGGCGGCGGCGAGGCGGTTGCGGCCTTGTTCGAGTTG
- the selD gene encoding selenide, water dikinase SelD produces MTDKKPKLTSLARSSGUAAKLGPEPLAQVLCQLPPSNDPNLLSSAIPFADAGVYRIAEDQALVQSVDFFTPVVDDPYRYGQIAAANALSDIFAMGGRPLTVLNLVGFPSCTLGTEVLTEILKGSAQKVAEAGAVVVGGHTVEDEEPKFGLAVTGLVDPRAMVTTVGARPGDRLILTKPLGTGILTTALKGEVLDQAQMSEAIEGMATLNQAAARVMLEVGVSACTDITGFGLLGHGLEMAEASGVCVVLEGKALPAYPQVREMAAMGLVPEGSYKNRDYYLPRVEQAESIPAEVVDLIADPQTSGGLLIAVAADKARELEEKLQAAGCGAYAIGRVEESPGWGMRVEE; encoded by the coding sequence ATGACGGACAAGAAACCTAAACTGACCAGCCTCGCGCGCAGCAGCGGTTGAGCGGCCAAACTGGGCCCCGAGCCCCTGGCACAGGTGCTGTGTCAGCTGCCGCCATCGAATGATCCCAATCTGCTCTCGAGCGCCATCCCCTTCGCCGACGCCGGCGTCTACCGGATCGCCGAGGACCAGGCCCTGGTGCAGTCCGTCGACTTTTTCACCCCGGTGGTCGACGATCCCTACCGCTACGGCCAGATCGCCGCGGCCAACGCGCTGTCGGACATCTTCGCCATGGGCGGCCGGCCCCTGACCGTGCTCAACCTGGTGGGCTTCCCCTCCTGTACCCTGGGGACGGAGGTGCTGACCGAGATTCTCAAGGGGAGCGCGCAGAAGGTCGCCGAGGCCGGCGCCGTGGTGGTGGGCGGGCACACGGTGGAGGACGAGGAGCCCAAGTTCGGCCTGGCCGTCACCGGCCTGGTCGACCCGCGGGCGATGGTCACCACCGTCGGCGCCCGCCCGGGCGACCGGTTGATCCTCACCAAGCCCCTCGGCACCGGGATCCTCACCACGGCTCTCAAGGGCGAGGTGCTCGACCAGGCGCAGATGAGCGAGGCCATCGAGGGGATGGCCACCCTCAACCAGGCGGCGGCGAGAGTCATGCTGGAAGTGGGGGTTTCGGCCTGCACCGACATCACCGGCTTCGGCCTGCTCGGCCACGGCCTGGAGATGGCCGAGGCGAGCGGGGTTTGCGTGGTGCTGGAGGGAAAAGCCCTGCCGGCCTACCCCCAGGTGCGAGAGATGGCCGCCATGGGCCTGGTGCCCGAAGGCAGCTACAAGAACCGCGACTACTACCTGCCGCGGGTGGAGCAGGCCGAGAGCATCCCCGCGGAAGTCGTTGACCTGATCGCCGACCCCCAGACCTCGGGCGGCCTGCTCATCGCCGTCGCGGCGGACAAGGCTCGGGAGCTAGAGGAAAAACTGCAAGCGGCCGGCTGCGGCGCCTACGCCATTGGCCGGGTGGAGGAGAGTCCCGGGTGGGGGATGCGGGTGGAGGAGTAG
- the selB gene encoding selenocysteine-specific translation elongation factor: protein MNKLQQRFVILGTAGHVDHGKTELIRALTGQETDRLKEEKERGISIDLGFASFRLPSGQVAGVVDVPGHERFIHNMLAGIGGIDLVLLVVDVGEGVMPQTHEHLQILQLLEVQRGIVVLTKCDLAEEDWIDIVEEEIREEVAETFLKEAPFCRVSSLTGAGIPELVKTIQTELAGLTPKDAEGPMRLPVDRHFSVSGFGTVVTGTLLSGSVSTGDTVEVLPPGEQVRVREVQVHGKKVEQAFAGQRVAVNLAALDRARLQRGSVVGTPGIFEQTERLDARLSLLPEAPRPLKFRDPVHFYLGTARVVGIVALLDRDELKPGESAIVQIHLDRPLVAHRQDRFIVRSYSPMTTIGGGMVIDPRPVKHRRFRQEVMAALAELESGEKSFLLQKLADQECTRLKDLEVASGIGRERIEKHLEELRAEARIDLLADQWASAESIRAWRRRLVEETGRFHAVHPLDPGIPHATLKGALPAKLSPKAFDTLLEAAVADGELLKHGESVKQPDFAPTPSAEQARLIELIESAYLEAGPQAKNRQEMLDRLNLPAGRIDDCFAFLFGSGRLIKLNEESFLHAETYQAALAALRSHFAANETLTLAQFRDLIGSARKQVQALLEYWDGLKYTMRRGDERVAWKLPKGSDE, encoded by the coding sequence ATGAACAAACTCCAGCAGCGCTTCGTCATCCTCGGCACCGCCGGTCACGTCGACCACGGCAAGACCGAACTGATCCGCGCCCTCACCGGCCAGGAGACCGACCGCCTCAAGGAGGAGAAGGAACGCGGCATCTCCATCGACCTCGGCTTCGCCTCCTTCCGCCTGCCAAGCGGGCAGGTGGCCGGGGTGGTCGACGTGCCCGGTCACGAGCGTTTCATCCACAACATGCTGGCCGGCATCGGCGGTATCGACCTGGTGCTGCTGGTGGTGGACGTCGGCGAAGGGGTCATGCCCCAGACCCACGAACACCTGCAGATTTTGCAGCTGCTCGAGGTGCAGCGCGGCATCGTGGTGCTGACCAAGTGCGACCTGGCCGAGGAGGACTGGATCGACATCGTCGAAGAGGAGATCCGCGAGGAGGTGGCGGAAACCTTTCTCAAGGAAGCGCCCTTCTGCCGAGTCTCCTCCCTGACCGGAGCGGGGATCCCCGAACTGGTCAAGACCATCCAAACCGAACTGGCCGGGCTTACGCCCAAGGATGCCGAAGGGCCCATGCGCCTTCCGGTGGACCGGCATTTCAGCGTCAGCGGCTTCGGCACCGTGGTCACCGGCACCCTGCTTTCCGGCAGCGTGAGCACCGGCGACACCGTGGAGGTGCTGCCGCCGGGAGAGCAGGTGCGGGTGCGCGAGGTGCAGGTGCACGGCAAAAAGGTCGAGCAGGCCTTCGCCGGCCAGCGGGTGGCGGTCAACTTGGCGGCCCTCGACCGCGCCCGGCTGCAGCGCGGCTCGGTGGTGGGCACCCCGGGGATTTTCGAGCAGACCGAGAGGCTCGACGCCCGCCTGAGCCTGCTGCCCGAGGCCCCGCGGCCGCTGAAGTTCCGCGACCCGGTCCATTTCTACCTGGGCACCGCCCGGGTGGTGGGGATCGTCGCCCTGCTCGACCGCGACGAGCTCAAACCGGGCGAGAGTGCCATCGTGCAGATCCACCTCGACCGTCCGCTGGTCGCCCACCGCCAGGACCGCTTCATCGTCCGCTCCTACTCGCCGATGACCACCATCGGCGGCGGCATGGTCATCGACCCGCGGCCGGTCAAGCACCGCCGTTTCCGCCAGGAGGTCATGGCCGCGCTGGCCGAGCTCGAATCGGGCGAAAAATCCTTCCTGCTGCAGAAGCTCGCCGACCAGGAATGCACCCGGCTGAAAGATCTGGAGGTCGCCTCGGGCATCGGCCGCGAGCGCATCGAGAAGCATTTGGAGGAACTGCGAGCCGAGGCCAGGATCGACCTGCTCGCCGACCAGTGGGCCAGCGCCGAATCGATTCGCGCCTGGCGCCGGCGGCTGGTGGAGGAGACCGGACGCTTTCACGCCGTCCACCCACTCGACCCGGGCATCCCCCACGCCACCCTCAAGGGGGCACTGCCGGCCAAGCTCTCGCCCAAAGCTTTCGACACCCTGCTCGAAGCTGCCGTCGCCGATGGAGAACTGCTCAAACACGGCGAGTCGGTCAAGCAGCCCGACTTCGCTCCCACCCCCTCGGCGGAGCAGGCCCGGCTGATCGAACTGATCGAGTCCGCCTACCTTGAGGCTGGCCCGCAGGCCAAAAACCGGCAGGAAATGCTCGATCGCCTCAACCTGCCGGCGGGCAGGATCGACGACTGCTTCGCCTTTTTGTTCGGTAGCGGCCGGCTGATCAAGCTCAACGAGGAAAGCTTCCTCCACGCCGAGACCTACCAGGCCGCCCTCGCGGCGCTGCGCAGCCACTTCGCCGCCAATGAGACCCTGACCCTGGCCCAGTTCCGCGACCTCATCGGCAGCGCCCGCAAGCAGGTGCAGGCCCTGCTCGAATACTGGGACGGCCTCAAATACACCATGCGCCGCGGCGACGAGCGGGTGGCGTGGAAACTGCCGAAAGGTAGTGACGAGTAA
- the selA gene encoding L-seryl-tRNA(Sec) selenium transferase, with protein sequence MKPEQALLKQLPAVDRILRAAPLAALAERVPHRILLEAAQQTVESLRRAILQGIEAIDPAQLEIDRVATTAAAKAEAKMLPNLRPVINATGTLLHTNLGRAPLSEAALAAMAAVSRGYSNLEFDLESGERGHRYAHIEELVCRLTGAEAATVVNNNAGAVLLALTALAKGREAIVSRGELVEIGGAFRVPDVMAAGGVALREVGTTNKTHLRDYREAIGEATGLLLKVHTSNYRIVGFSSAVPAAELVTLGREHGLLVMEDLGSGMLLDLTEFGLPREPTVAETVAAGVDVVTFSGDKLLGGPQAGLIVGRAGAIEKIRRHPMARAMRSDKLTLAALEATLRHYLDRTEAVREIPVLRMLAASATEIEARCQSLASRLAANLGEQARITVIPEPSAVGGGALPLTELRGFAVALSPRGLTVSDLAARLRRARTPVVGRIQEDRLLLNPRTLAPGEENDLLRIVTEASKPGSEAQ encoded by the coding sequence ATGAAACCCGAACAGGCCCTTTTGAAACAGCTACCCGCCGTGGACCGAATCCTTCGTGCGGCCCCGCTGGCCGCCCTGGCCGAACGGGTTCCCCACCGAATTCTGCTCGAGGCGGCCCAGCAGACCGTGGAAAGCCTGCGGCGCGCCATCCTGCAAGGGATCGAGGCGATTGACCCGGCGCAGCTGGAAATCGATCGGGTAGCCACCACGGCCGCGGCAAAAGCCGAGGCGAAAATGCTCCCGAACCTGCGCCCGGTGATCAACGCCACCGGCACCCTGCTGCACACCAACCTCGGCCGGGCCCCCTTGAGCGAGGCGGCGCTTGCAGCCATGGCCGCGGTCTCTCGGGGCTATTCCAACCTCGAGTTCGACCTGGAAAGCGGCGAGCGCGGCCACCGCTACGCACATATCGAGGAGCTGGTCTGCCGGCTGACCGGCGCGGAGGCCGCCACCGTAGTCAACAACAACGCCGGCGCCGTGCTGCTCGCCCTGACCGCGCTGGCCAAGGGGCGCGAAGCCATCGTCTCGCGGGGCGAGCTGGTGGAGATCGGCGGCGCCTTCCGGGTGCCCGACGTGATGGCCGCCGGCGGGGTTGCCCTGCGCGAGGTCGGCACCACCAACAAGACCCACCTGCGCGATTACCGGGAGGCCATCGGCGAGGCGACGGGGCTGCTGCTCAAGGTCCACACCAGCAACTACCGCATCGTCGGTTTCTCCTCCGCGGTGCCGGCTGCCGAACTGGTCACCCTCGGCCGCGAACACGGCCTGCTGGTGATGGAAGACCTGGGCAGCGGCATGCTGCTGGATCTTACCGAATTCGGCCTGCCCCGCGAGCCGACGGTGGCCGAGACCGTCGCCGCCGGGGTCGACGTGGTCACCTTCAGTGGCGACAAGCTGCTCGGCGGCCCCCAGGCCGGCCTGATCGTCGGCCGCGCCGGAGCCATCGAGAAGATTCGCCGCCACCCCATGGCCCGAGCGATGCGCAGCGACAAGCTGACCCTGGCCGCCCTCGAGGCCACCCTGCGCCACTACCTCGACCGCACCGAGGCGGTCCGCGAGATCCCGGTGCTGCGCATGCTGGCCGCATCCGCGACAGAGATCGAGGCCCGCTGCCAATCTCTGGCAAGCCGGCTTGCTGCGAATCTCGGCGAGCAGGCGCGGATCACCGTCATCCCCGAGCCCTCTGCGGTGGGCGGCGGCGCCCTGCCCCTCACCGAACTGCGGGGCTTCGCTGTGGCCCTGAGCCCGCGCGGGCTGACCGTCAGCGACCTGGCCGCCCGCCTGCGCCGCGCAAGGACTCCCGTGGTGGGGCGCATCCAGGAGGATCGCCTGCTGCTCAACCCGCGCACCCTGGCTCCCGGGGAGGAGAACGATCTGCTCCGGATAGTGACCGAGGCCAGCAAACCGGGAAGCGAGGCGCAATGA